The Populus alba chromosome 4, ASM523922v2, whole genome shotgun sequence genome contains a region encoding:
- the LOC118055103 gene encoding FACT complex subunit SSRP1 has translation MTDGHLFNNIFLGGRGGTNPGHLKISPGGILWKKQGGGKAVEVDRADILGVTWMKVPRTNQLSVLIKGGPWYKFTGFRDQDLSTLTNFFQSHGITPEEKQLSVSGRNWGEVDLNGNMLTFLVGSKQAFEVSLADVSQTQMQGKNDVILEFHVDDTTGANEKDSLMELSFHIPNNNTQYIGDENHPPAQVFRDLIVQKADVGAGGEEAVVTFEGIAILTPRGRYSVELHLSFLRLQGQANDFKIQYSSVVRLFLLPKFNQPHTFVVVTLDPPIRKGQTLYPHIVLQFDTDFVVQSNLSMSEDLLYTKYKDKLEPSYKGLIHEVFTTILRGLSSAKVTRPGKFRSCQDGYAVKSSLKAEDGVLYPLEKSFFFLPKPPTLILHEEIDYVEFERHAAGGSNMHYFDLLIRLKTEQEHLFRNIQRNEYHNLFDFISGKGMKIMNLGDMQTTKGVAAVLQNDDDDAVDPHLARIRNEAGDDESDEEDEDFVLGKDDGGSPTDDSGEEESDASESGDEKENPGKKDFKREVSSSKAVTKRKSRDGEESQKKRKPKKKKDPNAPKRSKSAYVIFSQMERENVKKSNPGIVFGEITKALADKWNAMSAEEKEPYEEMARDDKQRYKSQVNDYKNKNPQPMMVDSGYESDS, from the exons ATGACTGACGGTCACCTCTTCAATAATATCTTTCTCGGAGGCCGTGGAGGCACT AACCCTGGACACCTTAAGATATCTCCAGGGGGGATTCTATGGAAGAAACAAGGGGGTGGTAAGGCAGTTGAAGTTGATAGAGCTGACATTCTTGGAGTGACATGGATGAAGGTCCCAAGGACAAATCAACTCAGTGTTCTAATTAAAGGTGGACCTTGGTACAAGTTTACTGGATTTCGTGATCAG GACTTATCTACCTTGACCAATTTTTTCCAAAGCCATGGAATAACACCAGAAGAGAAGCAGCTATCTGTCAGTGGTCGTAACTGGGGAGAAGTTGACTTAAATG GAAATATGCTCACATTTCTGGTTGGTTCGAAGCAAGCATTTGAGGTATCTTTAGCAGATGTTTCACAAACTCAGATGCAAGGGAAAAATGATGTCATCTTGGAGTTCCATGTGGATGATACTACTGGAGCAAATGAG AAAGATTCGTTGATGGAGCTAAGTTTTCACATACCTAATAACAATACCCAATATATTGGTGATGAAAATCATCCTCCTGCACAG gttttccgTGACCTAATTGTGCAAAAGGCAGATGTTGGTGCTGGAGGTGAAGAAGCTGTTGTTACATTTGAGGGCATTGCAATCCTCACACCAAG GGGTCGGTACAGTGTTGAACTTCATTTGTCTTTCCTGCGGCTTCAAGGACAGGCTAATGATTTCAAAATCCAGTATAGCAGTGTTGTCCGCCTCTTTTTGCTTCCAAAG TTTAACCAGCCACACACCTTTGTTGTCGTGACTCTTGATCCACCTATCCGTAAAGGGCAAACTCTATACCCGCATATCGTGTTGCAG TTCGACACTGACTTTGTAGTTCAAAGCAACTTGTCAATGAGTGAAGATCTTTTGTACACAAAGTACAAGGACAAGTTGGAGCCATCTTACAAG GGACTTATTCATGAAGTGTTCACCACTATATTGCGTGGATTGTCTAGTGCCAAAGTTACTAGACCAGGAAAATTCCGTAGCTGTCAAGATGGTTATGCTGTGAAGTCATCACTGAAAGCTGAAGATGGTGTCCTGTACCCACTTGAGAAGAGCTTCTTCTTCTTACCCAAACCTCCAACCCTCATTCTTCATGAGGAG ATTGACTATGTTGAATTTGAGAGGCATGCTGCTGGTGGCTCAAATATGCATTACTTTGATCTTCTTATAAGACTTAAAACGGAACAAGAACATCTTTTCCGTAACATCCAGAGGAATGAATATCATAATCTTTTTGACTTCATAAG TGGGAAGGGCATGAAAATTATGAACCTGGGAGATATGCAGACCACAAAAGGAGTGGCTGCTGTTCTTcagaatgatgatgatgatgctgttGATCCACATCTTGCACGCATTAGAAATGAAGCTGGTGATGATGAGAGCGATGAAGAG GATGAAGATTTCGTCCTCGGGAAGGATGATGGAGGTTCTCCTACTGATGATTCTGGAGAGGAAGAATCTGATGCCAGTGAAAGTGGAGATGAGAAAGAG AACCCTGgaaaaaaggattttaaaagGGAGGTTTCATCTTCCAAGGCTGTTACAAAGAGGAAAAGCAGAGACGGAGAGGAAAgccaaaagaagagaaaaccaaaaaagaagaaggatccCAATGCACCGAAGAGATCAAAATCTGCCTACGTGATCTTCTCGCAAATGGAAAGGGAG AATGTGAAGAAAAGTAACCCAGGAATTGTGTTTGGGGAGATTACAAAAGCACTTGCGGACAAGTGGAATGCTATGTCAg CGGAGGAGAAAGAACCGTACGAAGAAATGGCTCGAGATGATAAACAACGGTATAAATCGCAAGTAAATGATTACAAGAACAAGAACCCGCAGCCAATGATGGTAGACTCTGGATACGAGTCTGACAGTTGA
- the LOC118055105 gene encoding probable auxin efflux carrier component 8, with translation MRLLSKQLMLALLFIIWQEHIKRDLLQRILTGKEKKGKKKLRQHLFTILEPLVAMISAADVYHVVTATVPLYFAMILAYISVKWWKLFTPDQCAGINKFVAKFSIPLLSFQVISGINPYKMNLKLIFADFLQKLLALLVLTALAKISSRGRLNWIITGLSLSTLPNTLILGIPLLRAMYGAEAEPLLSQIVGLQSLIWYNLLLFLFELNATKEATVAPSSESTGDLEALQEAQHKEDEGVQRRTRKAKAMVILLTVVRKLMSNPNFYATLVALIWASIHSRWRVNLPDIVDKSVRILSTGGLGMAMFSLGLFMASRPSIIACGIRMAMVAMAMKFIVGPALMAVASIAVGLKGTVLKVAIVQAALPQGIVPFVFAKEYNVHPDTLSTGVIFGMLISMPIALAYYSLLAL, from the exons ATGAGGCTTCTATCAAAACAGTTGATGCTAGCCCTACTGTTCATAATCTGGCAAGAGCATATAAAAAGAGATTTGTTACAAAGGATTCTcactggaaaagaaaaaaaaggaaaaaagaaactaagGCAGCACTTATTCACAATCCTTGAACCCCTGGTTGCCATGATTTCTGCAGCTGATGTGTATCATGTGGTGACAGCCACAGTTCCGTTATATTTTGCCATGATATTGGCGTACATCTCTGTGAAATGGTGGAAGCTCTTTACACCAGATCAGTGTGCAGGCATCAACAAGTTTGTCGCCAAATTCTCAATCCCGTTATTATCATTCCAAGTTATCTCTGGTATCAATCCATACAAAATGAACCTCAAACTTATATTTGCCGACTTTCTTCAAAAACTACTTGCCCTTCTAGTGCTCACAGCACTCGCCAAAATCAGCTCTCGCGGACGGTTGAATTGGATCATCACTGGTCTCTCCCTCTCAACATTGCCCAACACTTTGATTCTGGGGATTCCACTTCTGAGGGCTATGTATGGGGCTGAGGCAGAGCCACTTCTTTCACAGATAGTTGGCCTGCAAAGCCTAATCTGGTacaatttgttgttgtttctgtTTGAGCTCAATGCCACCAAGGAAGCCACTGTGGCACCATCTTCAGAATCCACAG GGGATCTAGAGGCTCTTCAAGAAGCACAACACAAAGAAGATGAGGGAGTGCAAAGAAGAACAAGGAAAGCCAAAGCCATGGTCATTCTTTTGACGGTGGTGAGGAAGCTAATGAGCAATCCAAACTTTTACGCTACCCTGGTGGCTCTTATCTGGGCAAGCATACACTCTCG GTGGCGAGTGAACTTGCCGGACATTGTTGATAAATCCGTGAGGATTTTGTCAACAGGAGGGCTTGGTATGGCAATGTTCAGCTTAG GACTGTTTATGGCATCGCGGCCAAGCATAATAGCATGTGGAATCCGAATGGCGATGGTAGCCATGGCAATGAAGTTCATCGTGGGGCCTGCTCTAATGGCAGTCGCTTCCATTGCTGTTGGACTAAAGGGAACAGTGCTCAAAGTGGCAATTGTGCAG GCAGCTCTTCCTCAAGGGATCGTTCCATTCGTCTTCGCAAAAGAGTACAACGTTCATCCGGATACATTGAGCACAGG GGTAATATTTGGCATGCTCATCTCCATGCCGATAGCATTGGCCTACTACTCCTTGTTAGCATTGTAA
- the LOC118055102 gene encoding uncharacterized protein translates to MPTTTTTLLLLLLLLLTTTTPSPIPGLDSFLSHQSSLDPLSTNDSFPSLPLSLKKSLSLSSPPLHIPSLISSLLSLTVELSLNIRLVGPSFPSSSSSLLYSFLSTAHIADRFHVITTDPIPSQNSHHLSIKHSPHLDISHASSALSSRLSEALKSAVSEATSSLRTPLLSIPYDTVDRIIKQDFDREKPVHGVYVYLINLGSQHKNYAYSYSAGDSSPGLTKCLGTIWTGKERYLWIDLSAGPVDYGPALSGDGVLPRGEFHPLAAMHGRPKSQKALLADLASLIWSAYQVLLVPSLRIPVHFENSLIVEFIHIYGSESAKDLSGFDWKKIERTFMDEANEGGLLLRNQNLAFRNYEVNYDQCPICSFAISRSINSYTSRFLFENYTLIVSEYLDSKRLHQILSDSAEEFRRIAGIPEEDFSRVLPVYVFDLDYNMMLMLDRYHQSVAFRDMIIAVRTKTTQTVSDYSCNGRHVFTHTRMLERPLVGSILQSMWGVSPTHLSWSPRHNNTLVDYTWSVGQTPFGPFSEISSLSFVQKDSARRNVLLTLLNYSITSVIDVLESIAAHGGDRNLLKQNRHNEFVQRWNLFKYKLDKAISAISHLDFDMALYYLQSSDHDMYAIHSLVYHASQELEASLVCFKDPPFPWGSASMSAVGVFALFYVYSKRERLFRNKRKQF, encoded by the coding sequence AtgcccaccaccaccaccaccctcctcctcctcctcctcctcctcctcaccaCCACAACTCCCTCCCCAATCCCAGGCCTAGACTCTTTCCTCTCTCACCAATCATCTCTAGATCCTCTTTCCACCAACGATTCCttcccctccctccctctctccctcaaAAAATCCCTCTCGCTCTCTTCCCCTCCCCTCCACATCCCTTCCTTAATCTCCTCCCTCCTCTCCCTCACCGTCGAACTTTCGCTCAACATCCGTCTCGTCGGCCCCTCCttcccctcctcctcctcctccctcctCTATTCCTTCCTCTCGACCGCCCACATCGCCGACCGCTTCCACGTCATCACCACCGACCCCATCCCTTCCCAAAACTCCCACCATCTTTCCATCAAGCACTCCCCCCACCTTGACATTTCCCACGCGAGCTCCGCCCTCTCATCTCGCCTTTCCGAGGCCCTTAAATCTGCAGTTTCCGAGGCAACATCTTCCCTCCGAACCCCTCTCCTTTCCATCCCTTACGACACAGTTGACCGGATAATCAAGCAAGATTTTGATAGAGAAAAACCTGTGCATGGGGTTtatgtttatttgattaatttgggTTCGCAACACAAGAACTATGCCTATAGTTATTCGGCTGGAGACTCCTCTCCTGGCCTCACTAAATGTTTAGGAACTATTTGGACTGGTAAAGAGAGGTATCTTTGGATTGATCTATCTGCTGGCCCTGTTGATTATGGCCCGGCTTTATCTGGAGATGGGGTTTTGCCTAGAGGTGAATTTCACCCTCTTGCGGCAATGCACGGGCGACCAAAGTCGCAAAAGGCGTTGTTAGCGGACTTGGCGTCGTTGATTTGGAGTGCTTATCAGGTATTACTTGTGCCCTCTTTGAGAATTCCTGTGCATTTTGAGAATTCTTTGATAGTTGAGTTTATACATATTTATGGGTCTGAAAGTGCTAAGGATTTGAGTGGGTTTGATTGGAAGAAGATTGAGAGGACGTTTATGGATGAGGCTAATGAAGGCGGGTTGTTGTTGAGGAATCAGAATTTGGCGTTTAGGAATTATGAAGTGAATTATGATCAGTGTCCCATTTGTTCGTTTGCGATTTCCAGGTCAATTAATTCCTATACTTCGAggttcttgtttgaaaattataCTTTAATTGTGAGTGAGTATTTGGACTCGAAGAGATTGCATCAGATATTGTCTGATTCCGCTGAGGAGTTTAGGAGGATTGCAGGCATCCCTGAGGAGGATTTCAGTAGAGTGCTGCCTGTTTATGTGTTTGATTTGGATTACAATATGATGTTGATGCTTGATCGGTATCATCAATCTGTTGCGTTTAGGGATATGATTATTGCAGTGAGGACAAAGACTACACAGACTGTGAGTGATTATAGCTGCAATGGTCGTCATGTGTTTACACATACTAGGATGCTTGAGAGACCGCTTGTTGGTTCTATTCTACAAAGCATGTGGGGAGTGTCACCAACCCATTTGTCATGGAGTCCAAGGCATAATAATACTTTGGTGGATTATACATGGAGTGTTGGACAAACTCCATTTGGGCCTTTCTCAGAGATTTCATCTTTGTCGTTTGTGCAGAAAGATTCAGCTCGTAGAAATGTGCTGTTGACGTTGTTAAATTACAGTATAACTAGTGTTATTGATGTTCTTGAATCAATTGCGGCACATGGTGGGGACAGAAATCTCCTTAAACAGAATCGGCATAATGAGTTTGTTCAGAGATGGAACCTGTTCAAGTACAAGCTGGACAAAGCAATTTCTGCAATATCACATCTGGACTTTGACATGGCTTTATATTATCTGCAGTCCTCTGACCATGATATGTATGCCATTCACTCTCTGGTCTATCATGCATCCCAGGAATTGGAGGCATCACTTGTTTGTTTTAAGGACCCACCATTTCCATGGGGTTCAGCGTCTATGTCCGCTGTAGGGGTCTTTGCTCTCTTTTATGTTTATTCTAAAAGAGAGAgactttttagaaataaaagaaagcaGTTTTGA